Proteins from a genomic interval of Yarrowia lipolytica chromosome 1E, complete sequence:
- a CDS encoding uncharacterized protein (Compare to YALI0E26609g, similar to uniprot|P23292 Saccharomyces cerevisiae YNL154c YCK2 casein kinase I isoform): protein MSHHQSSNVVGVHYRVGKKIGEGSFGVIFEGANLLNTQQVAIKFEPRKSEAPQLRDEYRTYKHLAGCVGIPNVYYFGQEGLHNILVIDLLGPSLEDLFDWCGRRFSIKTVVMVAKQMLSRVQTIHENHLIYRDIKPDNFLIGREGTKTASLIYVVDFGMAKQYRDPKTKQHIPYRERKSLSGTARYMSINTHLGREQSRRDDLEALGHVFMYFLRGGLPWQGLKAATNKQKYEKIGEKKQTTHIKDLCDGFPEQFEQYLSYVRGLGFEETPDYDYLRALFTQALKSTGETEDGVYDWMKLNGGKGWDSGNRKPNLHGYGHAYPPDRSGNANSRQAHISSARLNATPPPLPEPAAVARQNSKGRHGARNPQARLSKNAQTPGYYQQSPSQSHGVQGGAGAGTGAMSSQQKQSSVHQQLSQSNQANYNQATDPANAEYEAPKKGFWAKISGFCCA from the coding sequence atgtCTCACCATCAATCATCCAACGTGGTGGGCGTCCACTACCGAGTGGGCAAGAAGATCGGAGAAGGATCATTCGGCGTCATCTTCGAAGGAGCCAACCTGCTTAATACTCAGCAGGTGGCCATCAAGTTCGAGCCCCGAAAGTCCGAAGCCCCCCAGCTCCGAGACGAGTACAGAACATACAAGCATCTGGCCGGCTGTGTAGGCATCCCCAACGTCTACTACTTTGGCCAAGAGGGCCTGCACAACATCCTGGTCATCGATCTGCTAGGCCCGTCACTCGAGGATCTGTTTGACTGGTGTGGCCGACGATTCTCCATCAAGACCGTCGTCATGGTTGCCAAGCAGATGCTGTCACGAGTACAGACCATCCACGAAAACCATCTCATCTACCGAGACATCAAGCCTGACAACTTCCTGATCGGCCGAGAGGGCACCAAGACAGCCTCTCTCATCTACGTGGTTGACTTTGGAATGGCCAAGCAGTACCGGGACCCCAAGACCAAACAGCACATTCCCTACCGGGAACGAAAGTCGCTGAGCGGAACAGCACGATACATGTCCATCAATACGCATCTGGGACGAGAGCAGTCGCGACGAGACGATCTCGAAGCCCTCGGACACGTCTTCATGTACTTTTTGCGGGGCGGTCTGCCTTGGCAGGGTCTCAAGgctgccaccaacaagcaAAAGTACGAAAAGATTGGCGAAAAGAAACAGACGACACACATCAAGGATCTGTGTGACGGCTTCCCCGAGCAGTTTGAGCAGTACCTATCGTACGTCCGTGGCCTGGGCTTCGAGGAGACCCCTGACTACGACTACCTGCGGGCCCTGTTCACTCAGGCTCTCAAGTCGACCGGCGAGACCGAAGACGGAGTCTACGACTGGATGAAGCTCAACGGCGGCAAGGGCTGGGATTCGGGCAACAGAAAGCCCAATCTGCATGGCTATGGCCACGCCTACCCGCCAGACCGGTCCGGCAACGCTAACTCGCGACAAGCCCACATTTCGTCTGCGCGACTTAATGCCACCCCTCCTCCCCTGCCCGAGCCCGCTGCTGTCGCCCGCCAGAACTCCAAGGGTCGACATGGCGCCCGTAACCCTCAGGCCCGACTGTCCAAGAATGCCCAGACTCCCGGCTACTACCAGCAGTCACCAAGCCAGAGTCACGGCGTGCAAGGTGGTGCTGGCGCTGGCACTGGAGCCATGAGCTcgcagcagaagcagtcCAGCGtgcaccagcagctgtcACAATCTAACCAGGCTAACTATAACCAGGCCACGGACCCGGCCAACGCCGAATACGaggcccccaagaagggctTCTGGGCCAAGATCTCCGGCTTTTGCTGCGCTTAG
- a CDS encoding uncharacterized protein (Compare to YALI0E26631g, no similarity possibly noncoding), producing MSQDLLSWDPFAPVAQPPPPQAAPAAVKDDDDDDDEFGDFEEAPSAPIDMPNPPPPNPMPAMGGHSMAKNLSPQKKKPLIQDSINNMGALSPGQSIKFGQHLNHGSKSSADWNGILGARPGDRKSYHGPQKHQHQETQTNKQPRPTHTNSPSTTFDWDDFETTSPTIEAKATPKVAPPANVTPFRQISTPHQLLTYLHTNCLPVMDKLVQQLQPLTFPLRKRVLAHPTTKKFVERYIDLVYLAARIMAGRMRKLRIMCENGIEGMSKNTFADLMKKSDRDAREISRVWKPLSAAIGPMTNHRQLPILQPEFLIANEDTPPKQLESVCCICGLKNTEFIRGHPKPKFNAQQNAHFSCISWYNNLPVFGISGVRQAGESSFTGDLI from the coding sequence ATGAGCCAAGATCTGCTATCGTGGGATCCGTTCGCACCGGTGGCTCAGCCGCCTCCACCCCAAGCTGCTCCGGCCGCGGTAAaagacgacgatgacgacgacgacgagtttgGCGACTTTGAAGAGGCCCCGTCGGCCCCTATTGATATGCCAaacccaccaccacccaatCCCATGCCAGCTATGGGTGGCCACTCCATGGCAAAAAACCTGTCAccacagaagaagaaaccGCTGATCCAGGACTCGATCAACAACATGGGTGCTCTTAGCCCTGGCCAGAGCATCAAGTTTGGCCAGCATCTGAACCACGGCTCCAAGAGCTCTGCGGACTGGAACGGGATTCTGGGAGCCAGACCAGGCGACAGAAAGTCGTACCATGGCCCCCAGAAACACCAGCATCAAGAAACACAGACTAACAAGCAACCCAGACCGACACATACCAACTCACCTTCAACTACATTCGACTGGGACGATTTTGAGACGACCTCTCCGACTATTGAAGCAAAAGCAACCCCCAAAGTTGCTCCACCCGCGAACGTAACACCATTTAGGCAGATTTCAACTCCTCACCAACTGCTCACATACCTGCACACCAACTGTTTGCCTGTAATGGATAAGCTGGttcaacagctccagccTCTGACATTCCCGCTCAGAAAACGAGTCCTGGCCCACCCCACAACTAAGAAGTTTGTGGAACGATATATCGATCTGGTCTACTTAGCAGCCCGAATCATGGCTGGACGAATGCGCAAACTGAGAATCATGTGTGAAAATGGCATTGAAGGAATGTCGAAAAACACTTTCGCGGACTTAATGAAGAAATCAGACAGAGACGCCCGGGAAATATCTCGTGTCTGGAAACCTCTAAGTGCTGCCATCGGACCCATGACAAACCACAGACAGCTGCCCATCCTGCAACCCGAGTTTCTCATTGCCAATGAAGATACACCTCCTAAACAGCTGGAATCTGTCTGCTGTATCTGCGGTCTCAAAAACACAGAGTTCATCCGAGGCCACCCTAAGCCCAAGTTCAACGCCCAGCAAAACGCCCACTTCTCTTGCATCAGCTGGTACAATAATCTTCCGGTTTTCGGCATCAGTGGAGTGAGACAAGCGGGAGAATCTTCCTTTACTGGGGATCTCATTTGA
- a CDS encoding uncharacterized protein (Compare to YALI0E26653g, weakly similar to CAGL-IPF4629.1 Candida glabrata, similar to Saccharomyces cerevisiae YFL034W; ancestral locus Anc_8.32), with protein MADFGDADLDGDLSLGFSSRREEPRIEKKKLDEEPDGDLASMRFDLDEEETDGEPEDEQATESHDIYSQVNASTATITGPSATTTATASPTTGYVVPQQVTSPRRGIRPILPISTDYVEEQPRRQSRDDLMTPTEANRPSFGSSRSARDTTPKKQSTEQATRQRTPSHSPSHTTHSATPGDHSMTFEEEFIQREGQMPFTQLSEKEIHQKQPHEKKVSHHVRGPSDATTDSSRSETSEEEDDDDEGEWQDMLTVASYDVYDDRGNVVVKNKDNLEVEEVDPTARSGYTRVTRDEDAKSINSMDENTSYLFDDDEMARNPLSQMQATKGLLSDSQRIGYVGLCKLMLIEMARELASLKGSKKIGRGLSDAQGSMAMWSQKMMFRLYSHMELSPEEQIMIEQLYSHGVEPRDITPSLIGVKRVKNPLNEENQAEMEAAEEEKKEEKKRAKEESNEKGQGDTQAKGEWGEENDPGSTEIQVDDATAEADVDVSGDDGQLSKFSFDGKTSFDGSVPDINEDDATKVKIGGAEVVEEMENGDLARVETRVGVEEKNLDGDSSSTRSSSRPSSTYSDEYDDRVYAPEELEDKKMLTIDIRWTLLCDLFLVLVADSVYDARSRTLMQKVGEEMGVTWLEMAQFEQRVTDALEMEENTQQTWDEKEIMKTRKKKNLRKKYMYVGLATLGGGLVVGLSGGLLAPVIGAGLAAGFTTIGITGTGAFLGGIGGAAVVTTAATALGARVGSASMMRRMGSVKTFEFKPLHNQKRLNLIITISGWMLGKEDDVRLPFSTVDPIMGDLLSVLWEPEMLQSMGQTINILATEVLANSIQQVLGATVLTALMSSIQLPMILTKLGYLVDNPWNVSLDRAWATGYVLADTLIQRNLGVRPATLVGFSLGARVIYSCLVELARRGAYGLVQDVYIFGAPVIVKTDQLCLCRSMVSGRFVNGYSRKDWVLGYLFRATSGGLGRVAGLTKLESVEGIENYDATDRVDGHMAYRKAMPQMLKDLGWEVLSEDFAEIEDPDPEKHRERQRELIQEFDIARKQMEAELKLEEEKESKEKKKKGFFGSWKKKQPKKKSWWDMTSKVAEDDINEGNITRKDGEEGDGGEEGKECKEGEEGTTKDNTNPEGADNTLFDLDAIQREVLRLENDPKLAAARRGSVPDVPITGRPRSGTNGSVSSQATTFVEYNPFTDGNTEQIEMSFEPFQDDHDDRVGSIGQKISAGVASVASSASAGASAVANSFSGDTVSPADSTTAVTNGNSSGAATNGRVPAAAAAPPAAAPPETPFKKYIDPESNRPKSKSRSPTPKEGEIVMTFD; from the coding sequence ATGGCCGACTTCGGAGACGCGGATCTCGACGGAGATCTCTCGCTGGGGTTTTCGTCGCGCAGAGAGGAGCCTCGGATCGAGAAAaagaagctggacgagGAACCTGACGGGGACCTTGCTAGCATGCGATTCGACTtggatgaggaggaaacAGATGGAGAACCAGAGGACGAACAAGCGACAGAGTCTCACGACATTTACTCGCAAGTTAATGCTTCCACTGCTACTATTACGGGACCATCAGCTACCACAACCGCAACAGCTTCCCCCACTACTGGGTATGTTGTTCCTCAGCAGGTTACCAGTCCTCGACGGGGAATCCGGCCCATTCTTCCGATTAGCACAGATTATGTTGAGGAACAGCCTCGCCGGCAGAGTCGTGATGATCTCATGACGCCCACGGAGGCGAACAGACCGTCTTTCGGCAGTTCACGATCAGCAAGAGACACTACTCCTAAAAAGCAGTCTACAGAACAGGCAACACGGCAACGAACACCTAGTCACTCACCCAGCCATACAACCCATTCAGCCACACCAGGCGACCACTCGATGACTtttgaggaggagtttaTCCAGCGAGAGGGCCAGATGCCCTTCACTCAACTGAGCGAGAAGGAGATccaccaaaaacaaccacacGAAAAGAAGGTGTCTCACCACGTACGAGGACCATCCGACGCAACCaccgacagcagcagaagcgaAACCagtgaggaggaagatgacgacgacgagggaGAGTGGCAGGATATGTTGACTGTCGCCTCCTACGACGTCTACGACGATAGAGGAAACGTGGTagtcaagaacaaggacaatttggaggtcgaggaggttgatCCCACCGCTCGAAGTGGCTACACCCGAGTCACTCGAGATGAGGACGCAAAGAGCATTAACTCCATGGACGAGAACACGTCGTACTTGtttgatgatgatgagatggcTCGAAACCCTTTGTCTCAAATGCAGGCTACAAAGGGTCTTCTTTCAGACTCACAGCGAATTGGATATGTGGGTCTATGTAAACTCATGTTGATTGAAATGGCTCGTGAGTTGGCTTCTCTGAAGggctccaagaagattggACGAGGTCTAAGTGATGCTCAGGGGTCAATGGCCATGTGGTCTCAGAAAATGATGTTCCGCCTCTACTCCCATATGGAGCTGAGTCCCGAGGAGCAGATTATGATTGAGCAGCTGTACAGTCATGGTGTTGAGCCCAGAGATATCACACCCAGTTTGATTGGCGTCAAGCGGGTCAAGAACCCTCTCAATGAGGAGAACCAAGCTGAAATGGaggctgccgaggaggaaaagaaggaggaaaagaagaggGCTAAGGAGGAGAGTAACGAAAAAGGCCAGGGGGACACACAGGCAAAGGGCGAGTGGGGCGAGGAGAATGATCCTGGATCAACAGAGATTCAAGTTGATGATGCCACAGCTGAAGCTGATGTTGATGTtagtggtgatgatggccAGCTAAGTAAATTTTCTTTTGACGGGAAGACCTCCTTCGATGGATCAGTTCCCGACATCAACGAGGACGACGCTACAAAGGTCAAGATTGGTGGTGCTGaggttgtggaggagatggagaacGGAGATCTTGCCCGTGTCGAGACTAGGGTtggtgtggaggagaaaaaTCTCGATGGAGACTCCTCTTCTACTCGCTCCTCTTCCCGCCCTTCGTCTACTTACTCTGATGAGTATGACGATCGAGTCTATGCGCCTGAAGAGCTCGAAGACAAGAAGATGCTGACGATTGATATTCGATGGACACTTCTCTGTGATCTGTTTCTGGTTCTTGTAGCCGACTCTGTCTACGACGCTCGAAGTCGAACTCTTATGCAGAAGGTCGGAGAGGAGATGGGAGTGACATGGCTGGAAATGGCTCAGTTTGAACAGCGAGTCACAGACGCcctggagatggaggagaacaCCCAGCAGACGTgggacgagaaggagatcatGAAGACGcgcaagaagaagaacctgCGAAAGAAGTACATGTACGTGGGTCTTGCTActcttggaggaggtctTGTGGTCGGTCTATCAGGTGGTCTGCTGGCTCCTGTCATTGGTGCTGGTTTGGCCGCTGGTTTCACCACCATTGGTATCACTGGTACTGGTGCCTTTTTGGGTGGTATTGGaggtgctgctgttgtcaCTACGGCCGCCACAGCTCTGGGAGCACGTGTGGGTTCTGCTAGTATGATGCGACGTATGGGCAGTGTCAAGACATTTGAGTTCAAGCCTCTGCATAACCAGAAACGACTCAATCTGATTATCACCATTTCCGGATGGATGTTGGGTAAGGAGGATGACGTGCGTCTTCCATTTTCAACCGTTGATCCCATCATGGGAGATCTTCTTTCTGTGCTGTGGGAACCCGAGATGCTGCAGAGTATGGGTCAAACCATCAACATTCTTGCCACGGAGGTTTTGGCCAACTCCATTCAGCAGGTTCTGGGAGCCACTGTTCTGACGGCCCTCATGTCGTCTATTCAACTGCCAATGATTCTTACCAAGCTCGGCTACCTCGTTGACAACCCCTGGAACGTGTCTCTTGATCGTGCCTGGGCCACTGGTTACGTTCTGGCTGATACTCTGATCCAGCGTAACCTAGGAGTTCGACCTGCTACTTTAGTTGGTTTCTCTCTGGGTGCTCGAGTGATTTACTCGTGTCTGGTTGAGCTTGCTCGTCGAGGCGCCTACGGTCTTGTTCAGGACGTTTACATCTTTGGAGCTCCTGTGATTGTGAAGACCGACCagctgtgtctgtgtaGAAGCATGGTGTCTGGTCGTTTTGTCAACGGCTACTCTCGTAAAGATTGGGTACTTGGATATCTCTTCCGAGCCACCAGTGGAGGCCTTGGACGTGTTGCAGGTCTCACGAAGCTCGAGTCTGTGGAGGGCATTGAGAACTACGACGCCACTGACCGAGTTGATGGTCACATGGCTTACCGAAAAGCCATGCCTCAGATGCTGAAGGATCTCGGGTGGGAGGTTCTGTCCGAGGACTTCgccgagattgaggatCCCGATCCGGAGAAGCACAGAGAACGCCAGCGAGAGCTCATTCAGGAGTTTGATATCGCGCGAAAGCAGATGGAGgccgagctcaagctggaggaggagaaggagagcaaggagaaaaagaagaagggcttCTTTGGTtcgtggaagaagaagcagcccAAGAAAAAGTCCTGGTGGGATATGACCAGTAAGGTTGCCGAGGATGATATCAACGAGGGCAATATTACGCGCAAGGATGGGGAGGAGGGTGACGGGGGTGAGGAGGGAAAGGAGTGCAAGGAGGGTGAAGAGGGGACTACTAAGGACAATACCAATCCTGAAGGTGCTGACAATACCCTGTTTGATCTTGATGCTATTCAGCGTGAGGTTTTGCGACTTGAAAACGATCCCAagcttgctgctgctcgtcGAGGGTCTGTTCCTGATGTACCTATCACTGGACGACCTCGATCTGGCACCAATGGATCTGTGTCTTCTCAGGCGACTACATTTGTGGAGTACAATCCCTTCACGGACGGCAACACTGAGCAGATTGAAATGTCGTTTGAGCCTTTCCAAGACGACCATGATGATCGAGTGGGTTCTATCGGACAGAAGATTTCAGCTGGTGTAGCATCTGTGGCTTCCTCTGCCAGTGCAGGAGCTTCTGCCGTTGCCAACTCTTTCAGTGGTGATACTGTCTCTCCTGCTGACTCCACTACTGCTGTGACCAATGGAAACTCTTCTGGGGCTGCCACCAACGGCCGAGtgcctgctgctgctgctgctccccccgccgctgctcctccagagactcctTTCAAGAAGTACATTGATCCCGAGTCCAACCGGCCTAAGTCCAAGTCGCGATCTCCCACTccaaaagaaggagagatTGTCATGACCTTCGATTAA
- a CDS encoding uncharacterized protein (Compare to YALI0E26686g, gnl|GLV|YALI0E26686g [Yarrowia lipolytica] similar to uniprot|Q9HW37 Pseudomonas aeruginosa Hypothetical protein) has translation MTGQTDLKTLLKSATPILNEGTYFFCNIHLTPKVGEKWTDKTYSAIHGLLPVSVATIRESEGLTVVVPKEKVDEYLSDSSLPPLEYDSNYECAWITLTIHSSLEAVGLTAAFSARLADNNISCNVIAGFHHDHIFVGKGDAQRAIDVLSNLDR, from the coding sequence ATGACTGGCCAAACTGATCTCAAGACTTTATTGAAATCAGCAACACCGATTCTCAATGAAGGCACATACTTCTTCTGCAACATTCACTTGACGCCTAAAGTTGGTGAGAAATGGACCGACAAGACATATTCTGCTATCCACGGACTGTTGCCTGTGTCGGTGGCTACAATACGTGAGTCAGAAGGGCTGACGGTGGTGGTTCCCAAGGAAAAGGTCGACGAGTATCTGTCTGACTCGTCATTGCCGCCTTTGGAGTACGACTCCAACTATGAGTGTGCTTGGATCACTTTGACGATACATTCTTCGTTGGAGGCTGTGGGTCTGACAGCTGCGTTTTCGGCGCGGTTGGCCGACAACAATATCAGCTGCAACGTCATTGCTGGCTTTCATCATGATCACATTTTTGTCGGCAAAGGCGACGCCCAGAGAGCCATTGACGTTCTTTCTAATTTGGACCGATAG
- a CDS encoding uncharacterized protein (similar to Saccharomyces cerevisiae URA3 (YEL021W); ancestral locus Anc_1.453,OMP Decarboxylase (URA3)), giving the protein MPSYEARANVHKSAFAARVLKLVAAKKTNLCASLDVTTTKELIELADKVGPYVCMIKTHIDIIDDFTYAGTVLPLKELALKHGFFLFEDRKFADIGNTVKHQYKNGVYRIAEWSDITNAHGVPGTGIIAGLRAGAEETVSEQKKEDVSDYENSQYKEFLVPSPNEKLARGLLMLAELSCKGSLATGEYSKQTIELARSDPEFVVGFIAQNRPKGDSEDWLILTPGVGLDDKGDALGQQYRTVEDVMSTGTDIIIVGRGLYGQNRDPIEEAKRYQKAGWEAYQKINC; this is encoded by the coding sequence aTGCCCTCCTACGAAGCTCGAGCTAACGTCCACAAGTCCGCCTTTGCCGCTCGAGTGCTCAAGCTCGTGGCAGCCAAGAAAACCAACCTGTGTGCTTCTCTGGATgttaccaccaccaaggagctcattgaGCTTGCCGATAAGGTCGGACCTTATGTGTGCATGATCAAGACCCATATCGACATCATTGACGACTTCACCTACGCCGGCACTGTGCTCCCCCTCAAGGAACTTGCTCTTAAGCACGGTTTCTTCCTGTTCGAGGACAGAAAGTTCGCAGATATTGGCAACACTGTCAAGCACCAGTACAAGAACGGTGTCTACCGAATCGCCGAGTGGTCCGATATCACCAACGCCCACGGTGTACCCGGAACCGGAATCATTGCTGGCCTGCGAGCTGGTGCCGAGGAAACTGTCTCTGaacagaagaaggaggacgtCTCTGACTACGAGAACTCCCAGTACAAGGAGTTCCTGGTCCCCTCTCCCAACGAGAAGCTGGCCAGAGGTCTGCTCATGCTGGCCGAGCTGTCTTGCAAGGGCTCTCTGGCCACTGGCGAGTACTCCAAGCAGACCATTGAGCTTGCCCGATCCGACCCCGAGTTTGTGGTTGGCTTCATTGCCCAGAACCGACCTAAGGGCGACTCTGAGGACTGGCTTATTCTGACCCCCGGGGTGGGTCTTGACGACAAGGGAGACGCTCTCGGACAGCAGTACCGAACTGTTGAGGATGTCATGTCTACCGGAACGGATATCATAATTGTCGGCCGAGGTCTGTACGGCCAGAACCGAGATCCTATTGAGGAGGCCAAGCGATACCAGAAGGCTGGCTGGGAGGCTTACCAGAAGATTAACTGTTAG
- a CDS encoding uncharacterized protein (Compare to YALI0E26763g, no similarity), with translation MIKPPMDFLEAEELVMEKLKREKPRYYQDMCRNFKEDQALYTEKQAFVDEALKLKRDIEKLEKSIWKLHVENRHHLQQVQDFKFALKTFCGWSHK, from the coding sequence ATGATCAAACCACCCATGGACTTCCTGGAGGCAGAAGAACTTGTTATGGAAAAGCTCAAGAGAGAGAAGCCAAGATACTATCAAGACATGTGTCGCAACTTCAAGGAGGACCAAGCTCTGTACACCGAGAAACAGGCCTTTGTCGACGAAGCTCTAAAGCTGAAACGGGACATCGAAAAGTTGGAGAAGTCAATCTGGAAACTACACGTAGAAAACAGacaccatctccaacaagtacaggaCTTCAAATTTGCACTGAAGACATTCTGTGGGTGGAGCCATAAGTAA
- a CDS encoding uncharacterized protein (Compare to YALI0E26785g, ancestral locus Anc_1.454, weakly similar to DEHA0A12441g Debaryomyces hansenii): MQKIEPGDVPGFLPEVPEFTEPHENNNEAWKPSSARIIGATTAGTRALASQLFTFYIRVPVKLFRPTRVDYLALPRALSPNSDKPWSFKTHSSPALIANAVKQHGWGFIPNQLLPPLLANSAVGLVLYSTYLGCLPLFKSEKDRQKEDEEDEHQRQLLLRKSWYDTQGMDGSHVKYIIDELMPHRYTFKQTFCAGAVAGAAQAVAAAPIDAIYRRSSIAEVLKTKQLPSMWSYGMEKLRQTGAPGVFAGFTLSVVKESLGFGVFFATFEMVKGSWYRSYAKWLYADRLKEHPSGFDENGKSIVNKVLAPFSILVAGAAATISLHVVQFPLQKLQGIYLTRLDTQDLIDARKQLEANRSKEQKTQNKLGERIKHQASPASPFQSTFLCYERRIHHRNPLMVELSETLEETLPRTHSLLVKFGKGWSKTVNFSIRCFTTLRYRIFPGIHLYYRAYVETLHTANNIRKGLRLSWPRYLYHGCGWTTLSALPSTSIGLFVFEIMRIRFGQEDDPPMKVFED, from the coding sequence ATGCAGAAAATCGAGCCCGGCGACGTTCCGGGATTTCTGCCCGAGGTTCCGGAATTCACCGAACCGCACGAAAACAATAACGAAGCATGGAAACCAAGCTCGGCCCGGATTATTGGAGCTACGACGGCCGGTACTCGGGCGCTCGCATCCCAGCTCTTCACATTTTACATCCGTGTGCCTGTCAAGCTCTTTCGACCTACCAGAGTCGACTACTTAGCGCTTCCACGGGCGCTGTCTCCAAACAGCGACAAACCTTGGAGCTTCAAAACACACAGCAGTCCGGCTCTGATTGCCAACGCAGTCAAACAGCATGGCTGGGGTTTTATTCCAAATCAATTGCTGCCCCCCTTATTGGCGAACTCGGCCGTAGGACTGGTATTGTACTCCACATATCTGGGATGTCTACCATTATTCAAATCAGAGAAAGACCGACAAAAGGAggatgaagaagacgaaCACCAACGACAACTGCTGCTAAGGAAATCATGGTATGATACCCAGGGAATGGACGGCTCGCATGTGAAATACATCATCGATGAACTCATGCCTCATCGATACACGTTCAAACAGACGTTTTGTGCCGGAGCAGTCGCTGGAGCAGCCCAGGCAGTAGCTGCAGCACCAATCGACGCCATCTACAGGCGTTCTTCGATAGCAGAAGTGCTCAAGACCAAACAGTTGCCCTCTATGTGGTCCTATGGAATGGAGAAGTTGCGCCAAACAGGTGCACCAGGTGTCTTTGCTGGCTTTACGTTGTCAGTTGTCAAAGAGAGTCTGGGTTTTGGGGTCTTTTTTGCCACGTTCGAAATGGTTAAGGGATCGTGGTACAGGTCCTATGCCAAGTGGCTGTATGCTGATCGTCTCAAGGAACATCCTTCAGGCTTTGATGAGAATGGAAAAAGCATCGTCAACAAGGTCCTAGCACCTTTCAGCATCCTTGTagctggagcagcagccaccaTCTCACTGCATGTGGTTCAGTTTCCTCTTCAGAAGCTGCAGGGCATCTACCTGACTCGTCTCGATACTCAAGACCTCATTGACGCAAGAAAACAACTGGAAGCTAACCGATCCAAGGAGCAAAAGACACAGAACAAACTTGGAGAGCGAATAAAACATCAGGCCAGTCCCGCCTCTCCTTTCCAGTCAACATTTCTATGCTACGAGCGTCGGATTCACCACAGAAACCCTCTTATGGTGGAACTGTCTGAAacgctggaggagactctTCCCAGAACGCATTCACTTCTTGTGAAGTTTGGTAAGGGATGGAGTAAGACCGTCAACTTTTCTATTAGATGTTTTACTACTCTTAGATACAGAATCTTCCCGGGTATCCATCTCTACTACCGAGCCTACGTTGAGACTCTGCATACAGCCAATAACATCCGAAAGGGTCTGCGGTTGAGTTGGCCCAGATACCTATACCATGGTTGTGGCTGGACGACCCTCAGTGCGCTTCCGTCTACGTCTATCGGTCTGTTCGTGTTTGAAATCATGAGAATTCGATTTGGCCAGGAAGACGACCCACCTATGAAGGTGTTTGAGGACTAA